A region of the Planktothrix tepida PCC 9214 genome:
TCCAAGCCCTGTAATCACCTTAATTGCTTCTAATGCAGTTAAACAAGCTAAGGTTCCAGAAACCGCACCTAACACCCCAAAACCCCGTTTATCCCATTCCGGTTTTTCAGGAAATAAACAAGATAAGCAAGGCGTTTTACCGGGAATAATTGTTGTTAAATACGCTTCCATTCCGTTCATGGCTGCTTCCACCATAGGTTTTTGCCAACGGACACAAGCTGCATTTAATAAATCCCGTTCTACAAAGTTATGGGCACAGTCTAAGGTGATATCAGCTTGTAACACTAACGAATCAACATTAGATGCCGTTACATATTCAGGAATAGCCTCAATTTCCACATCCGGGTTAATTGCAGCCAGGCTTTCTTTCGCTTTCTCAATTCGAGGTTTCCCCACCCAATCTTCTGTCATCAGAACTTGGCGGTTCATGTCATCTCGGCGTAAATTACCACCTCGAACTAATATTAACCGTCCAATTCCTGCAACTGCTAAATAAAGGGCTGCTGTTCCTCCTAACCCTCCCACACCTGTCACTAAAACAGTGCTGGTACGAAGTTTATTTTGGGCTTCTTCCCCAAAACCGGGAAGCATGATTTGGCGTTGATAACGTTCTAACTCAGTGGGTGTTAGGCTGAACATTTCAATCCTCCTTAATCTGACTCAATTTCTGAGAGTAAAACTACATTTTTGGGCTTTTCGTTGAAAACCTTGAAGAGTTTTTCCTCCACTGCGGTTGAAGTTAAAAATACGTTGTAGGCTTGTTGCAGTGCTTCACGATACTGATTGAGTTTTTCTTCAGGTTCGATATCGGGAAAAGCTGCATCAATTTTAGCCACTAATTGAGAGAATTTCTTCAAGATATGAAGACGGTTAACATTGACAATTTGCTCGTCAAAGGGGAGTTGGAAGAACTGGAAATATTCTTCCGCATCCATTAACTTTTTAAAGTCAGATAAGGCTTGGGTCATGATTGGTTTTGGGTGAAATAGTTTCTATTGAGATTCCCGTGCTTTTAGCTGCTTTTTGAGTTCGTCTAA
Encoded here:
- the nifW gene encoding nitrogenase-stabilizing/protective protein NifW, whose amino-acid sequence is MTQALSDFKKLMDAEEYFQFFQLPFDEQIVNVNRLHILKKFSQLVAKIDAAFPDIEPEEKLNQYREALQQAYNVFLTSTAVEEKLFKVFNEKPKNVVLLSEIESD
- a CDS encoding HesA/MoeB/ThiF family protein: MFSLTPTELERYQRQIMLPGFGEEAQNKLRTSTVLVTGVGGLGGTAALYLAVAGIGRLILVRGGNLRRDDMNRQVLMTEDWVGKPRIEKAKESLAAINPDVEIEAIPEYVTASNVDSLVLQADITLDCAHNFVERDLLNAACVRWQKPMVEAAMNGMEAYLTTIIPGKTPCLSCLFPEKPEWDKRGFGVLGAVSGTLACLTALEAIKVITGLGQPLFSHLLMMDLGTLNFSKLHTYHDRHCPVCGTQK